The genomic window GTGACTGAATTGGATTTTAAATATTTACAGGTTTCAAAGCCATCCATTCTTGGCATCATCACATCTAATAAAATTAAATCTGGTAATCGAGATTGTATCTTCTCGATTGCCTGTTCTCCATTACTGGCTGTAGCTACTGCAAAGCCTGCTGCTATTAGTGCTACTGAGATAATTTCTAAATTAGTCAGAGTATCATCTACAACTAAAATTAAGTTATTTTCTGTTGATATATCAAGCATTTTTATAGGAATTTTATTGTATAGTTATTCGTTAAGCTAAAAATAGAAGATAAATACTAGAGAAAAGGCATGATCAGGTTTTTATTATCTGAATATTGAGCATACATCATCTCAATATCAACAGCCTATAAGATTATAGTTCCCAGAAAATCAGTGATTACAACAACCCTACTAGTAAAAATTTTAAATAACTACAATATTTTACTAGTTGCTTGCTGAATAGGAATAGTAATCAAAAATTGCGTCCCCTCTCCTAGGGCTGATTTTACGTCTAAAGTACCTCCATGTTTTTCTACTATAATTTCATGAGCGATCGCTAATCCAAAACCTGTACCTTTTCCTAGGGGTTTAGTAGTGAAAAATTGATCAAACATCCTCTGTTGAACTTCTTCGGAAATTCCTGTACCATTGTCACTAATTGTAATCAATATAGATTTTTTATCTTCTGTAATAGCTGTACAAATTTCAATTGTGGGTGTGTCAGAAATTTTTTCGCTAGTTAATGATTCTTCTATAGCATCAATAGCGTTAGAGAAAAGATTCATGAATACTTGGTTTAGTTGACCTGCATAGCACTCTACTAAAGGTAATTCACCATAATTTTTAACTATGTTAATTCCTGAATTTGTTGATGTAGATTTAATACGGTTACTTAATATAATTAGTGTACTATCAATACCTTCATGTATGTTAAATAGTTGAAATTTTGTATCATCCAATCGTGAGAATAAACGGAGCGATCGCACAATTTTTTCAACCCTTTCAGTCCCCATTTTCATGGATGATAATAGCTGGGGTAGGTCTTGTTTAATAAAATCTAGATCAATCTCATTT from Nostoc sp. UHCC 0870 includes these protein-coding regions:
- a CDS encoding hybrid sensor histidine kinase/response regulator, whose product is MTNSILIVDDIPTNIKVLFVILNQAGFKVSVAKSGKSALRKAEETLPNLILLDVMMPDMDGFETCYQLKQNPKTKNIPVIFMTARSDLLDKVKGLELGAVDYITKPIEYQEVLARINIHLELRRTQLKLAQEEKMSALGQLISGIAHEINNPVNFISGNLIHAQHYIADLLQLLNLYEKYTKNAVPEIESYANEIDLDFIKQDLPQLLSSMKMGTERVEKIVRSLRLFSRLDDTKFQLFNIHEGIDSTLIILSNRIKSTSTNSGINIVKNYGELPLVECYAGQLNQVFMNLFSNAIDAIEESLTSEKISDTPTIEICTAITEDKKSILITISDNGTGISEEVQQRMFDQFFTTKPLGKGTGFGLAIAHEIIVEKHGGTLDVKSALGEGTQFLITIPIQQATSKIL